A window of the Dermatophagoides farinae isolate YC_2012a chromosome 2, ASM2471394v1, whole genome shotgun sequence genome harbors these coding sequences:
- the LOC124490566 gene encoding LOW QUALITY PROTEIN: uncharacterized protein LOC124490566 (The sequence of the model RefSeq protein was modified relative to this genomic sequence to represent the inferred CDS: deleted 1 base in 1 codon), with product MSIQTFRDKKFYLNKLFFNYEFNINVQFSKLQIDEFWLFLEKYLEKKKKQKTCHDDPIKYDKLIQKLTGKIPEEWINIDKLREESHLKDINISLAELKEFRNILLIFVDFNLKRKEKKLEKLIQFQKNLPIYEYKETILDKIKSNSVVLIAGDTGCGKSTQVPQYLLRNGYQRICCTQPRRIACIALCNRLKFETVDQYNSEVGFQIRFEKSRTKYTKIIFMTEGLLLRQMIEDPLLSNYEVIILDEIHERHLSSDFLLGAIKCLLHKRKNDLKVILMSATVNFDLFSDYFGNCLVIKVPGRLYPIKTEYFPPDKVNIFKATNKINPEPYLKILQHIDSQHPSTERGDVLVFLSGFAEIEFIGEKLKEYAAQNKRWIIMYLHSALSLSEQDKVFDISPEGYRKCILSTNIAETSITIDGIRFVIDSGKVKEMYYEPKIRMHRLQEIWVSKASAEQRKGRAGRTGPGKCFRLYSNSDFESFDSFSKPEIQRVSLESLILNMISMGLNNVRKFPFIEAPDEMVIENTLKYLINYETLDENENITYLGRILSKLPVDIPIGKMLVLSVCINLYQYALSMAACLSVQSMTTIRSKNNKEMLEERKSMISFDGDLFSSLNFYKRWLTMKTSNQNTRSWCRQLGFEEQRFHEITKLRRQFEEILKDSGLIDKHNVNNRDQQFLSKTERIAKHSGKKLFKKLKIELEMSRNNKKRKLLQVYENDDDDRINDDHYNYKELEFNLLFDSHYFKDNEEKHSLKKEEFDLIKTIIVLSFYPQISIADLDNSYQCGSDQIFHTKDKPFVVLHPSSVYYSEPEFLKPSRIESSEFGDLSYEHSLLGYISFIETNKSYICNCYRLAAIHVLLLSAQEIDTNHDCSRIIFDNWIEIKLKYYQDGQDLLIGAYKIRDKLNQLLILICKDLNSRDNDTIDDVGDDGKSLFQLKQNLIEEIKLFMKCRVKYSMKRLLSADLKTIYTNTIVTIEDMHENYKNKLSKFLIDQHGHIGSNKSATISHNKGGFHHLFINYNCLKQIGNETITDNRRWFFCEKCKQKMHSTPIEQVRHEELCGKKSDQDEKLKASTSNLKRYYCPHCEKEMWLSNIDILRHRKQHSTNNNDEKNSKMVIYNCNDYLAVRNEHNSFFLCRARQNIYKNGRKIKIKWYSNDEDKEIYRPDFDDYIDFECILTNLRVKREKDGISLPDNEKNRALNILQRALDVEKGINLPPDPRKVLSDGVDISIIGKVKEEDVLSKINNNHDGIEHKKSIKLPSLTMVDDNSGKNNGTMTTTSTIVNDDNENTTSCDSQRRTKKAKFEITKNSSEPHGLINETTPPISIVGSITKNAIANETIDQCQKEKNILFETKITLPFISSYVNSKLLIRAVILDDHEFLEKLAVKNHLDICSISISRSVSIKRNAIHYAIIKEDIKSLQLLKEIEKNIVSFDDDYQLPCSLELDHCELMMDAKEYEKYNHREFPLDESYVEFALKQGVKLSFIQRMMPLLKNGLGVFDKNILTLLKCGDHEQAVVMMEKISKTKFDNKSFYNIHQFLKGYMLSESDNKWLECCVNKYLKLYPIHLAAINPDPFMFHHMITITPNQIYQNDCQEWMPIHYASVCQTFFNLKHLLNLGVSARLSDAKGNTSLHLATKYNRIQNVNLIIQYESSQSIIPSLFNTYNRKGYTPFHIACQKGFIEIVKIFIDNRVQIDFATSIHSGELTSLMIASKYGYLEIVKLLVEQGATINIFDKKNRCALTYAVINGHSNIVTYFLEIGANPSHKDLFGNNLFHYALAYGWHSCFELLLKTNINLKDTNTFGLTPIYAAFKKGHLGFIQYILKKNILNVNVPVNDTGINMTMLACSMITSSRTISHLRMLVEKFKCDLSKTDYEGNNALHYLLKCEAKYRNSSPTVINEIQDALHILLQNNCDIYSKNNAGISPINFSLSNQCYVSFSRFFHDHHKTFCFLQTLSTNEYLWPMIISNIFSQFRVNKGNFSTFGRFIINEVEKDKNFFNLLKSLSMKTNASGDLPIEFYIKLSKHLSSTYENDEHKLVNVFDFLVKFYDCEFLKDISIIHLAARYAPGRIVKRLIDKIGLMSDIRNESNQTPLAIALVNDNVSSAEAFLSSKININVEIDSMPCFFYYLRESSSLNLCSYFLKLGAKPDYIDKFGNSSLHLICANVERNYFLESFKLLIDHKVNANKKNYQGQTVLHVAFKNNKFSSRLSDLLNTFMKTDIDLYAKDQNGYNAFNYLFMNNTSSDPVDLFKQIDTKRIKFQDLLDNKQMNLLHYAAKTGFAQCITYFLQYIDPNSIDLDNYSPLSLAILNNHLECTLLLLRSEKNRILDNLEFILKKNIKINLLCHILKNGWKDAFFLIQERAIRQKELNELIQISIKSQCLTYASNLIRSNIHVEEYSRLYLQLFAKYTSAQLDMEIQNDFLKIFRDDLISTIFVDLFSLAFYNWNFNLCKKLIKTFGINNVLKKIKEKNVDLLPLCFKKLVFERQDLPRDMMDLIELILQKGEMDHFQEINVLSSYPIEENKDSIMEKYRAFCEHDHRYQNRYSSIKYSPLIIAIIMRCHSTVEWLLTLQITKRFIVDISFVDSHERTPLVHAILINDNKIIHSLLDAEILRKTDSQTKSSVSYNQLNILKRDVNQLTVFHHLISPFKSGNYYKSNINYSKLWNMLTKSDKTNQLIDELYRFSMEKKALQLINWMEKTLNIGSNISSHSFNNVTSENCVINHFESNCETFIKSHSSCNDDYMADLQSMTAQDYRLKRIIKDQTSKIPFDVIFTKLDYQNSDYVYNFYKVQLLSFGSKHCLSIRWGRVGTKGNVKKLFYDSQEESIENFKKIFAKKSGEDWDHVNVFAVQEKYERNTLDIKTGFDSWNSQELFEKLTSESSTSHENTNPDFKKLIMKYMKILHLETENDPDQSCKKLSTKSIERCLFILNRLSKLIAFNDLSRTKNQKEDPKLLNDMIDLSEQFYSHIKIYGSHYDQLKPILNMKNIREIIHVVMKLKSMVSAMESLFLSFHSNSNIHPWNSLDSLFRWRCRILTNKEEIDLICSYLHGPQHDDHDCLNHYEFFKFNNCVDWNTNKSCKTYLLWCHLKSYEFLSFFFGGFDGQTFLLHSDLPIIMNGVCLTNRISNFEQTDDFWILCEVLIQNPIEIDDINVLTSENYETFIRSKDCLILSDEKSASPSSNQDNNYLLWKGFIVPMNFEIGNSKRFLYLSPKQLRPRYLLNFKNTM from the exons atgtcaATACAAACTTTTcgtgataaaaaattttatttgaacaaattatttttcaattatgaaTTCAATATAAATGTTCAGTTTTCAAAGTTAcagattgatgaattttggtTGTTCCTGGAGAAAtatctggaaaaaaagaagaaacaaaaaacttgtcATGATGATCCAATCAAATACGACAAATTGATACAAAAATTGACAGGTAAAATTCCCGAAGAATGGATAAATATCGACAAATTAAGGGAAGAATCTCATTTAAAAGATATCAACATTTCTTTGGCAGAACTAAAAGAATTCCGAAACATCCTGCTCATATTTGTCGATTTTAAtctgaaaagaaaagagaaaaaattagaaaagcTTATACAATTTCAGAAAAATTTGCCAATCTATGAATATAAAGAAACTATCTTggataaaattaaatcaaattcgGTTGTCTTGATTGCTGGCGATACAGGTTGTGGAAAATCAACACAAGTACCTCAATATCTTCTGAGAAATGGCTATCAAAGAATCTGTTGCACTCAGCCTCGACGAATCGCTTGCATTGCACTTTGTAATCGACTAAAGTTTGAAACTGTCGATCAATATAACTCTGAAGTTGGGTTCcaaattcgattcgaaaaaAGTCGAACAAAATATACAAAGATAATTTTTATGACTGAAGGTTTACTTTTACGGCAAATGATTGAAGATCCACTGCTTTCAAATTATGAAGTAATTATTTTGGATGAGATTCATGAACGTCATCTATCCAGCGATTTTCTGTTGGGAGCTATCAAATGTTTATTgcataaaagaaaaaatgatctcAAAGTTATTCTCATGTCGGCAACGGTCAACTTTGATCTATTCTCTGATTACTTTGGCAATTGTCTTGTGATAAAAGTTCCTGGTCGTCTTTATCCTATCAAAACTGAATACTTTCCTCCGGATAAAGTGAACATTTTCAAAGccacaaataaaattaatccTGAACCTTATTTGAAAATACTTCAGCACATTGATTCTCAACATCCATCGACAG AACGTGGTGATGTACTCGTATTCTTAAGTGGATTTGCAGAAATCGAATTTATTGGcgaaaaattaaaagaatATGCAGCGCAGAATAAGCGATGGATAATTATGTATCTGCACAgtgcattatcattatctgaACAGGACAAAGTATTTGATATTTCTCCTGAAGGTTATCGTAAATGTATTCTTTCAACAAATATTGCCGAAACATCAATTACAATTGATGGTATTCGTTTTGTAATCGATTCCGGTAAAGTGAAAGAAATGTATTATGAACCGAAAATTCGTATGCATCGATTGCAAGAGATATGGGTGAGCAAAGCATCGGCTGAACAACGAAAAGGTCGAGCTGGTCGAACCGGGCCGGGAAAGTGTTTTAGACTTTATTCCAACAGTGATTTCGAAAGTTTTGACAGTTTTTCCAAACCAGAGATTCAACGTGTTTCGCTTGAATCGTTAATTTTGAATATGATTTCAATGGGTTTGAATAATGTTCGCAAGTTTCCTTTCATTGAAGCACCTGATGAGATGGTCATTGAGAATACGttaaaatatttgatcaattatgAAACATTGGATGAAAATGAGAATATTACTTACTTAGGTCGAATCCTTTCAAAATTACCAGTTGATATTCCCATTGGTAAAATGTTGGTCTTATCCGTTTGTATTAATCTCTACCAATATGCATTGTCGATGGCTGCTTGTCTAAGTGTTCAATCAATGACCACTATTCGttcaaaaaataacaaagaaATGCtcgaagaaagaaaatcaatgatttcatttgatggTGATCTATTCAGCAGTTTGAATTTCTATAAGCGATGGCTCACTATGAAAACTTCAAATCAGAATACACGTTCTTGGTGTCGACAATTAGGCTTTGAAGAACAACGTTTTCatgaaataacaaaattaaGAAGACAATTTGAAGAAATTCTCAAAGATAGCGGCCTGATTGATAAACATAATGTAAACAATCgtgatcaacaatttttgagCAAAACGGAAAGAATAGCTAAAcacagtggaaaaaaattatttaaaaaattgaaaattgaattagaaATGTctcgaaataataaaaaacgtaAATTACTTCAAgtatatgaaaatgatgacgatgaccgAATCAACGATGATCACTATAATTACAAAGAATtggaattcaatttattatttgactCTCATTATTTTAAG GACAATGAAGAGAAACATTCACTGAAAAAAGAGGAATTTGATCTAATTAAAACAATAATTGTACTTAGTTTCTATCCACAAATTTCCATTGCCGATCTAGACAATTCCTATCAATGTGGATCGGATCAGATTTTTCACACCAAG GACAAACCATTTGTCGTTTTACATCCATCCAGTGTTTACTATAGTGAACCTGAATTTCTTAAACCATCACGAATTGAATCCAGTGAATTTGGTGATCTATCATATGAACATAGCTTACTTGgttacatttcatttatagAGACAAACAAAAGCTATATTTGCAATTGTTATCGATTGGCGGCTATACATGTTCTATTGCTATCCGCTCAGGAAATCGATACGAATCATGATTGTAGtagaatcatttttgataattggatcgaaatcaaattgaaatac TATCAAGATGGACAGGATCTTTTGATTGGGGCATATAAAATTCGAGACAAATTGAACCaattattaatattgattTGCAAAG ATTTAAATTCGCGCGATAACGACACTATTGATGATGtcggtgatgatggtaaaagtctttttcaattgaaacaaaatttgatcgaagaaattaaattatttatgAAATGTCGAGTCAAATATTCCATGAAACGTTTATTATCAGCGgatttgaaaacaatttataCAAATACTATTGTCACCATAGAAGATATGCATGAGAATTATAAGAACAAATTATCTAAATTTTTGATAGACCAGCATGGTCACATTGGATCCAACAAATCTGCAACGATTTCACATAACAAAGGAGGTTTTCATCACttatttataaattataATTG TTTAAAACAAATCGGAAATGAAACGATAACCGACAATCGCCGAtggtttttttgtgaaaaatgtAAGCAAAAAATGCATTCAACACCAATCGAACAGGTTAGACATGAAGAATTATGTGGTAAAAAAAGTGatcaagatgaaaaattgaaagctAGTACAAGTAATTTAAAACGTTATTATTGTCCTCACTGTGAGAAAGAAATGTGGCTGTCGAACATCGATATACTTCGGCACCGAAAACaacattc TACAAATaacaacgatgaaaaaaactcaaaaatGGTCATTTATAATTGCAATGATTATTTAGCAGTTCGAAATGAACACAACAGCTTCTTTCTTTGTCGAGCTAGACAAAACATCTACAAAAATGGccgtaaaataaaaatcaaatggtaCAGTAATGATGAAGACAAAGAAATTTACCGCccagattttgatgattacatAGATTTCGAATGCATTCTTACTAATCTTCGGGTAAAACGTGAAAAAGATGGTATTTCTTTGCcggataatgaaaaaaatcgtgcATTAAATATTCTTCAACGTGCACTTGATGTTGAAAAAGGAATCAATTTACCACCGGATCCTCGTAAAGTTTTAAGTGATGGTGTAGATATTTCGATTATTGGAAAAGTGAAAGAAGAAGATGTTTTGtccaaaatcaataataaccatGATGGGATTGAACATAAAAAATCCATAAAGTTACCTTCATTGACAATGGTCGATGATAatagtggaaaaaataatggaacaATGACGACAACTTCGACAATCGTTaacgatgacaatgaaaacacCACATCATGTGATTCTCAAAGGCGAACAAAAAAAGCGAAATtcgaaataacaaaaaattcttcggAACCACATGGCTTAATAAACGAAACAACGCCACCAATATCAATTGTTGgttcaataacaaaaaatgctATCGCCAACGAAACTATCGATCAAtgtcaaaaagaaaaaaatattttgttcgAAACCAAAATCACACTGCCATTCATATCATCTTAtgtgaattcaaaattattgatccGGGCTGTCATATTAGATGATCATGAATTTCTTGAAAAACTAGCCGTTAAAAACCATCTTGATATTTGCTCAATATCTATTTCTCGTTCAGTTTCAATTAAAAGAAACGCAATACATTATGCCATTATTAAAGAAGATATAAAATCGTTACAGTTATTGaaggaaattgaaaaaaacattgttagcttcgatgatgattatcagtTGCCTTGTTCGCTGGAACTTGATCATTGTGAATTAATGATGGATGCAAAGGAATATGAGAAATATAATCACCGAGAATTTCCTTTAGACGAATCATATGTTGAATTTGCTTTGAAACAAGGTGTTAAACTTAGTTTCATTCAAAGAATGATGCCGCTGCTCAAAAATGGTCTTGGAgtttttgataaaaacattttgacaCTGCTGAAATGTGGCGATCATGAACAAGcagtggtgatgatggaaaaaatttctaaaacTAAATTCGATAATAAGAGCTTTTATAATATTCATCAGTTTTTGAAAGGTTATATGTTATCTGAAAGTGACAATAAGTGGCTAGAATGTTGTGTAAATAAATATCTTAAACTCTATCCAATTCATCTTGCAGCGATTAATCCTGATCCATTCATGTTTCATCACATGATCACTATTACACCTAACCAAATCTACCAGAATGACTGCCAAGAATGGATGCCAATACATTACGCTTCTGTTTGCCAAA CATTTTTCAACCTTAAACATTTGCTCAACTTGGGTGTATCGGCACGTCTATCCGATGCTAAAGGAAATACGTCACTGCATTTAGCCACGAAATACAATAGAATACAAAATGTGAATTTAATCATACAATATGAATCTTCCCAGAGCATTATcccatcattattcaatacaTACAATCGTAAAGGATACACACCATTTCATATAGCTTGTCAAAAAGGTTTTATCGAAATTGTCAAGATATTCATCGATAATCGTGTTCAGATTGATTTCGCAACATCTATTCATTCAGGAGAATTAACATCGTTGATGATTGCATCCAAATATGGTTATTTGGAAATTGTCAAATTGTTGGTCGAACAAGGAGCTACGATCAATAtctttgataaaaaaaatcgttgcGCTTTGACTTATGCT GTGATCAATGGACACTCAAATATTGTCACATATTTTCTCGAGATAGGTGCAAATCCATCACATAAAGATTTGTTTGGCAACAATCTATTCCATTATGCATTGGCTTATGGATGGCATTCTTGTTTCGAATtgttattgaaaacaaatattaATCTCAAAGATACAAATACTTTCGGTTTGACGCCCATATACGCAGCTTTTAAGAAAGGTCATTTAggattcattcaatacatTCTTAAAAAGAACATCCTCAATGTCAATGTTCCAGTCAACGATACCGGAATCAATATGACAATGTTGGCTTGCTCAATGATAACAAGTAGTCGAACCATTAGCCATTTGCGAATGCTTGtcgaaaaatttaaatgtgaCCTTTCCAAAACTGACTATGAAGGAAACAACGCG ctacattatttattgaaatgTGAAGCTAAATATCGAAATTCGAGTCCAACTGTG ataaatgaaattcaagaTGCTTTACATATTTTGTTACAAAATAATTGTGATatttattcgaaaaataATGCCGGAATATCTCCCatcaatttttcactttccaATCAATGCTACGTATcattttctcgttttttccATGACCATCAcaaaactttttgttttctgcaaacattatcaacgaatgaatatttatggcccatgataatttcaaatatttttagTCAATTTCGTGTGAATAAAGGTAATTTTTCAACTTTCGgtagattcatcatcaatgaagtCGAAAAggataagaatttttttaatctgCTTAAAAGTTTGTCtatgaaaacaaatgcaAGTGGAGATTTGCCTATCGAATTTTACATCAAGTTATCAA AACATTTATCATCGacatatgaaaatgatgagcACAAACttgtaaatgtttttgaCTTTTTAGTGAAATTTTATGACTGCGAATTTTTGAAAGACATATCAATAATACATCTTGCTGCTCGATATGCACCGGGTCGCATCGTCAAAcgtttgattgataaaatcgGACTAATGTCCGATATTCGaaacgaatcaaatcaaacaccGTTGGCTATCGCATTGgtcaatgataatgtatCATCAGCTGAAGCGTTCCTTTCTTCCAAAATTAAtataaatgttgaaattgacAGCATGCcttgttttttctattacTTAAGAGAAAGTTCTTCATTAAATCTTTGTTCATATTTCTTAAAATTGGGTGCCAAACCCGAttatattgataaatttgGCAATTCTTCATTACATTTAATTTGTGCAAATGTTGAACGGAATTATTTTCTCGAATCCTTCAAacttttgattgatcataaaGTTAATGCTAATAAGAAAAACTATCAAG GTCAGACTGTTCTTCATGTCGctttcaaaaataataaattttcatcaagatTATCCGATTTATTGAATACATTCATGAAAACTGATATCGATTTATATGCTAAAGATCAGAATGGATATAATGCATTCAATTATTTGTTTATGAATAATACCTCATCAGATCCAGTAGATTTGTTCAAACAAATCGATACAAAacgaatcaaatttcaagaCCTTTTagataataaacaaatgaatcttTTGCATTATGCAGCCAAAACGGGATTTGCTCAATGCATTACCTACTTTTTGCAATATATTGATCCGAACTCTATTGATCTCGATAATTATTCTCCTCTCTCATTGGCTATTCTTAACAATCATCTAG AGTGCacgttgttattattgagatcggaaaaaaatcggattttagataatttggaatttatcttgaaaaagaatattaaaataaatttacttTGTCATATCTTAAAAAATGGGTGGAAAG ATGCATTCTTTCTCATTCAAGAAAGGGCTATTCgtcaaaaagaattgaatgaattgatccaaatatcaatcaaatctcAGTGTTTGACGTATGCGTCAAATTTGATAAGATCAAACATTCATGTTGAAGAATATAGTCGGTTATATCTGCAACTGTTTGCTAAATATACCAGCGCACAATTGGATAtggaaattcaaaatgactTTCTAAAGATTTTTAGAGATGATCTTATAtcgacaatttttgttgatctaTTTTCGTTGGCATTTTATAATTGGAATTTCAATCTATGCAAAAAACTAATAAAAACTTTTGGCATTAACaatgtattgaaaaaaataaaagaaaaaaacgtcGATTTATTGCCgctttgtttcaaaaaattagTCTTTGAACGTCAAGATTTGCCTCGAGATATGatggatttgattgaattgattttgcAAAAAGGAGAGATGGACCATTTTCAAGAAATAAATGTATTATCAAGCTATCCGATCGAAGAGAATAAAGATTCCATTATGGAAAAGTATCGAGCTTTCTGTGAACatgatcatcgttatcaAAATCGATATTCTTCGATCAAATATTCTCCTCTAATAATAGCGATCATCATGCGATGCCATTCGACAGTTGAATGGTTGCTAACATTACAAATAACTAAACGATTTATTGTCGATATTAGTTTTGTCGATTCTCATGAACGTACTCCTCTGGTGCATGCAATTTTaataaatgacaataaaatcattcattcattgttagATGCCGAGATTCTTCGAAAAACAGATTCTCAAACTAAATCCTCTGTATCATATAACCAACTGAATATTTTAAAAAGAGATGTCAATCAATTAACcgtgtttcatcatttaatatCTCCATTCAAATCAGGCAATTACTATAAATCTAATATTAATTATTCAAAACTATGGAATATGCTTACTAAATCGGATAAAACTAATCAACTGATTGATGAACTCTATCGATtctcaatggaaaaaaaggcaCTACAACTGATTAATTGGatggaaaaaacattgaatattgGTTCAAATATATcctcacattcattcaacaatgtGACGAGTGAAAATTGTGttataaatcattttgaatcaaattgtgaAACTTTCATCAAATCTCATTCATcatgcaatgatgattatatggcTGATTTGCAATCAATGACTGCTCAAGATTATCGGCTAAA gCGGATAATCAAAGATCAAACTTCGAAAATTCCTTTTGATGTAATTTTCACAAAATTGGATTATCAAAATAGTGATTATGTCTATAATTTTTACAAAGTACAATTACTTTCATTTGGATCAAAACATTGTCTATCAATTCGTTGGGGGCGTGTCGGAACCAAAggaaatgtgaaaaaattattttatgatTCTCAAGAAGAaagcattgaaaatttcaaaaagatTTTCGCTAAAAAGTCTGGCGAAGATTGGGATCATGTTAATGTTTTTGCTGTacaagaaaaatatgaaagaaACACCTTAGATATTAAAACAGGTTTTGATTCCTGGAATTCGCAAGAGCTTTTTGAAAAACTCACTTCCGAATCGTCAACCTCTCATGAAAATACAAATCCAGATTTTAAGAAACTTATaatgaaatatatgaaaatccTCCATCTGGAAACCGAAAATGATCCTGATCAATCCTGTAAAAAGTTGAGCACAAAATCTATCGAACGTTGTTTAT TCATCCTGAATCGATTGTCCAAGCTAATCGCTTTTAATGATCTAAGTAggacaaaaaatcaaaaagaagatcctaaattattgaatgatatgATAGACTTGAGCGaacaattttattcacaCATTAAAATCTATGGATCTCATTATGATCAACTTAAACCCATACtaaacatgaaaaatattcgagAAATCATTCACGTTGTCATGAAGCTAAAATCAATGGTTTCCGCCATGGaatctttgtttttatctTTCCATTCAAATTCCAACATTCATCCATGGAATTCTTTAGATTCATTGTTCCGTTGGCGATGTCGAATTCTGACCAATAAAGAAGAAATTGATCTTATTTGTTCGTACTTGCATGGTCCacaacatgatgatcatgattgttTGAACCATTACgagtttttcaaattcaacaactgTGTCGATTGGAATACGAATAAATCTTGCAAAACCTATTTACTATGGTGTCATTTGAAGAGTTATGAATTtttaagttttttctttggtggATTTGATGGCCAAACATTTTTACTGCATTCTGATCTGCctatcatcatgaat GGCGTTTGTTTGACTAACAGAATTAGTAATTTTGAACAGACGGATGATTTCTGGATACTTTGCGAAGTTTTGATACAGAATCCAatagaaattgatgatataaatGTTTTAACAAGCGAAAATTACGAAACATTTATTCGTAGTAAAGATTGCCTTATCTTATCTGACGAAAAAAGTGCATCACCAAGTTCGAATCAGGATAACAATTATCTGCTATGGAAAG gCTTCATAGTTCCTATGAATTTCGAAATCGGTAATTCAAAACGATTCCTCTATTTGTCTCCTAAACAATTAAGGCCACgttatttattaaattttaaaaatacaATGTAA